Genomic DNA from Thermus amyloliquefaciens:
AGGCGGTACCTTCGCCTCTTCTCATCCCAAGAGGCATACCCAAGGGTCACCCCTTCAAACTCCTGGTTCTGGGAAATACTGGGGTCTCTGGGCGGCCTTATGCGGACCTCATCCCTGGCCTTTTCGAACTGCCATATGGGTTTTTGAAACACCAGGTTCTCCCCCCTCTGCATCAGGCGCCAGAAAAGCCAGGCGGTGCGAAGGGCACCTTTGACGCTGGAGCCCGGCAGGTAGGGGCCCAGGGGGGAGTAGGGGAGGGGGCGGTACTCCAGATGGGCCTCCTCCGTGGCCTCCTGGATGGAATGAAAAAAGGCGCTGCTGGCCGGGAGGGTGCGCACCACCGCCTCCTTGGGCACCTGGCCCTCCCGGAAGAGGCTTTGCAAGACCTCCTGGGCCCCCTTGGGGCCCTCGGCCACCTTGTGCAGGAAGGCTGCCCGCCGCTCTGGGGAGAAGGCCTGGAGGAGGGTGGAGGGGTCCAGGAGGTGGACGACCTTGTTCTCAAAGTCGGGCACGTAGGCGTAGGCGGGGTAGGCCTCCCCCGTGCCCACGTGGACGGGGGAGAGGAGCTCCAGCTCCAGGGCGTAGGCCTCCAGGAAGCTCATACCCGCA
This window encodes:
- the csm5 gene encoding type III-A CRISPR-associated RAMP protein Csm5 → MSFLEAYALELELLSPVHVGTGEAYPAYAYVPDFENKVVHLLDPSTLLQAFSPERRAAFLHKVAEGPKGAQEVLQSLFREGQVPKEAVVRTLPASSAFFHSIQEATEEAHLEYRPLPYSPLGPYLPGSSVKGALRTAWLFWRLMQRGENLVFQKPIWQFEKARDEVRIRPPRDPSISQNQEFEGVTLGYASWDEKRRRYRLDLYRDPFRAVRLTDSGPGESFLNRIGVFHPKGQMAGIPILAETFRKGSRFRFLFRYQGGLARQGGVAGAVPPSELKKALREYYARVAEWEQGYAEDYGLEKALEVYRELKQRLEDPEVFPLRVGFGSGRLSLRLALLLPEDHPEGQEPKTRKTIGAKDPKDGYPLGWAVGRLVPL